A single window of Euwallacea similis isolate ESF13 chromosome 32, ESF131.1, whole genome shotgun sequence DNA harbors:
- the tilB gene encoding protein tilB — translation MKLITEDLIRKRSEHNEGIIGTLEELSLHQEDIEKIEHINNWCKKLQILYLQANQISKIENLNKLKELQYLNLAINNIEKIENLERCESLEKLDLTLNFIGDLWSVKTLKQNIHLRELYLTGNPCSYFKGYRDYVIIHLTQLTSLDGMEIMRSERIRARQNLSVVEESIAECQEKYKIFREEQKIRIKKNETSHFTDEKFWQTVTENSPETRVEIAKRQKKGEKENDGEPTGKTKRIIKLFDVDGRPLNMNQAKLDFTFSDEDPEMFILDIAVYKYLDTSLIDVDLQPTYVKITIKNKIFQMVLPEEVQVEQSTALRSQTTGHLVLKLIKLNYKVLLKKKQDGPEPVTNSDTKVKKKGHEYLEVTRKGNDMNFSNIVENEGKYHEMCTDNLEVPMLEYA, via the exons atgaaattaataactGAAGACTTAATAAGAAAAAGATCTGAACACAACGAAG gaATAATTGGCACTCTGGAGGAACTATCCTTGCACCAAGAGGATATCGAAAAAATCGAGCACATAAACAACTGGTGCAAGAAACTGCAAATTCTCTATTTACAGGCGaaccaaatatcaaaaatcgaGAATCTCAATAAACTCAAAGAGCTTCAATACCTGAATCTGGCTATcaataatatagaaaaaatcgaaaacttgGAGCGATGCGAATCGTTGGAAAAATTGGATCttactttgaattttattggAGATTTGTGGAGTGTGAAAACTTTAAAGCAAAACATACATTTGAGGGAGCTGTACCTCACAG GAAATCCATGCAGCTATTTTAAGGGCTACAGGGACTATGTAATAATTCATCTAACTCAATTAACTAGCTTAGATGGGATGGAGATTATGAGAAGTGAAAGGATTCGCGCAAGGCAAAATTTGTCTGTTGTCGAGGAGAGTATTGCAGAGTGTCAAGAAAAGTAcaa AATTTTCCGAGAGGAGCAAAAAATTCGGATAAAGAAAAACGAAACTTCTCATTTCACCGACGAAAAATTTTGGCAAACGGTTACGGAAAACAGTCCAGAAACACGAGTGGAAATTGCCAAAAGACAGAAGaaaggagaaaaagaaaatgacgGAGAACCTACAGGCAAAACAAAGAGAATCATCAA ATTATTTGATGTAGATGGAAGACCTTTAAACATGAACCAAGCTAAACTGGATTTTACTTTCTCGGACGAAGATCCAGAAATGTTTATCTTAGATATAGCTGTATACAAATATCTAGACACCAGTCTGATTGACGTTGATTTGCAGCCCACTTACGTTAAAATAAcgataaaaaacaaaatatttcaaatggtTCTTCCTGAGGAAGTTCAAGTGGAGCAAAGTACTGCCTTGCGGTCACAAACTACCG gtcACTTAGTgttgaaattgataaaactgaattataaagttcttttgaaaaaaaaacaggatgGACCTGAGCCAGTAACAAACAGTGACAccaaagttaagaaaaaaggGCACGAGTACTTGGAGGTTACTAGAAAAGGCAATGACATGAATTTCAGTAATATAGTGGAAAATGAAGGGAAATATCACGAAATGTGTACTGATAATCTTGAAGTTCCAATGTTAGAATATGCCTGA